The Gordonia terrae genome contains the following window.
TGCCCGACGAGGTACTGAACCGGCTCAACGACATCCTGCGCGGACACGAGACCGTCCTGCACGGCGCGATCCTGCAGGAAGACCACGTTCACGTGCCGGTCGAACTCGATGGCAGCGTCGTCGGGGGACTGTCGGCCTGGACACCGGTCGGTCGACTGGTCGACCCCACCGACCTGGTCGTCCTGCGCATCCTGGCCAGCCAGGCGATCGTCGCATTGCTCAACGCCGAGCTGTTCTCCGAGACCGACCGCCACGCAACGGAACTGGCGAAGCGCAACACCGAACTGGAGCGCACCCAGCGGGAGCTGTCGGCCGCGATGCGGGCGACCGTGCTCAACGAGGAGCGCGCCCGGATCGCCCGGGAACTCCACGACTCGGTGACCCAGTCGGTGCTGTCGGCAGGCGTACAGATCGAACTGTGCCGCGACCTCGTCGAGGGCCCCGCGCTCGATCGCCTGGAGATGGCCGGCCGGCTGACAAAGGAGGCCGTCGAACAGTTGCGGTCGTTCATCTACGCGCTCAACAACGCGACGAACGCACCGTCGCCGAGTGTCCGCGACGTCCTGACCGAACTGTGCTCGCTGCACATGCCCCCGGACCTGCGGACGGCCGTCCACGTTCGGGGCCGGTCGCGTGAGCTCGCCGACGAGGTGCAGCACGCCCTCCTGCGGATCGCCGGCGAGGCGCTGTTCAACGCCGCCGTCCATGCCCGCGCCCACCAGGTCACCGTGACGCTCACCTATTCGGCGGGCACCGTCGGACTGTCGGTCGACGACGACGGCGTCGGCGACCCCGAGCATCTGCGCCGGGTGATGCGCACCGCGTCGCTCGGCGATCTCACGGCCGGTCGGCACCGCGGCCTCGCGAACATGTCGTATCGCGCCGCCGAACTCGGGGGCGAGCTCCGGATCCGCCGGTCGCGCATCGGCGGGATCCGGGTCGCCGCAACCCTCCCGTTCGACACGGTGAGCACCGCCAGCGCCGACGGTCGGCTCGGAACAAAGGAGTTCGGGTGAGCGACAACGCCATCAGACGTCCCATCCGCACACTGCTCGTCGACGACCACGCTCTGCTGCGCCAGGGCATGCGGTCGCTGCTGG
Protein-coding sequences here:
- a CDS encoding MadS family sensor histidine kinase, whose amino-acid sequence is MTGPSPERSALPEQADLDSLVGLRSVKGSHYAALRGVEARLSRVVGALERISRALVRTAEGPEALVIAVVEAARDHLGADWVVFALADGRLEQSAPRHLISAGSGRLYAFEGSERAAAPDDLPDEVLNRLNDILRGHETVLHGAILQEDHVHVPVELDGSVVGGLSAWTPVGRLVDPTDLVVLRILASQAIVALLNAELFSETDRHATELAKRNTELERTQRELSAAMRATVLNEERARIARELHDSVTQSVLSAGVQIELCRDLVEGPALDRLEMAGRLTKEAVEQLRSFIYALNNATNAPSPSVRDVLTELCSLHMPPDLRTAVHVRGRSRELADEVQHALLRIAGEALFNAAVHARAHQVTVTLTYSAGTVGLSVDDDGVGDPEHLRRVMRTASLGDLTAGRHRGLANMSYRAAELGGELRIRRSRIGGIRVAATLPFDTVSTASADGRLGTKEFG